One Thermogemmatispora onikobensis DNA window includes the following coding sequences:
- the cas5b gene encoding type I-B CRISPR-associated protein Cas5b codes for MRVLKIQAEGITTSFRLPHFMHGIQPTFRMPPPATIYGHICSALGELISPESVAFAYRFTSEATFFDLEHTILLTEARGKLKGTSFPQAISGGLQPFKREILFRPRLTLYLTRPDWLEAFRRPRYAVVLGRSQDLFTYTSVEQIELVQAQEAYFEHTLLPRDMVRLLGRGHVELLPRYLDYERKRAPTFSHYLVLEGRASSREFWFEEEQRQQRTGQSSRFWVDPTSPVIAGMHLGLMFHTFGETPYAAFPLA; via the coding sequence ATGCGTGTGCTCAAGATCCAGGCGGAGGGCATCACCACCTCGTTCCGCCTGCCGCATTTCATGCATGGCATCCAGCCGACGTTTCGTATGCCTCCTCCAGCGACGATCTATGGGCATATCTGCAGCGCACTTGGAGAGTTGATCTCGCCTGAGAGTGTCGCCTTTGCCTACCGCTTTACGAGCGAGGCCACGTTCTTTGACCTGGAACATACCATTTTGTTGACGGAGGCTCGCGGCAAGCTGAAAGGAACTTCCTTCCCACAAGCGATATCGGGAGGGCTGCAGCCATTTAAGCGAGAAATTCTGTTCCGCCCGAGACTGACGCTCTATCTCACGCGCCCGGACTGGCTGGAGGCATTCCGTCGGCCTCGCTATGCGGTGGTGCTGGGGCGGTCCCAGGACCTGTTCACCTATACCTCGGTGGAGCAAATCGAGCTGGTGCAGGCTCAGGAAGCCTACTTTGAGCACACGTTGCTGCCACGCGACATGGTCCGGCTCCTGGGACGCGGACATGTGGAACTACTGCCGCGCTATCTTGATTATGAGCGCAAACGTGCTCCCACCTTCTCCCACTATCTGGTGCTGGAAGGACGCGCCAGTAGCCGAGAGTTCTGGTTTGAGGAGGAGCAACGGCAGCAGCGAACAGGGCAGTCATCCCGCTTCTGGGTTGATCCAACCTCCCCTGTGATCGCGGGAATGCACCTCGGCCTGATGTTTCACACCTTTGGAGAGACGCCGTATGCAGCCTTCCCCTTGGCCTGA
- a CDS encoding ABC transporter permease translates to MQAIQKQNITLHHFFSDLSVMLGRALRHIFRSMDTIITATITPIGLLLLFVYVFGGAIQSGAANYVNYVLPGIFLVAIASGTSYTSLRLFTDVQRGIMERFRSMPIASSTLLWGHVLASLVFNAISLVVIILVALLMGFRSSAGILSWLAVVGMLALVTLALTWLAVIPGLTARSIDGAAAFAYPLIFLPFISSAFVPTRSMPPVVRAFAENQPVTAIVNAIRALLAGAPAPHEIWIALAWCVVILLVAYFFALRAYKKRVS, encoded by the coding sequence ATGCAAGCGATACAGAAGCAGAATATCACACTTCATCACTTCTTTAGCGATCTGAGTGTGATGCTCGGTCGTGCCCTGCGACATATCTTTCGCAGTATGGACACGATCATCACAGCAACGATCACGCCGATCGGACTCTTGTTGCTATTCGTCTACGTGTTCGGGGGCGCTATTCAAAGTGGGGCAGCCAATTATGTCAATTACGTATTGCCTGGGATCTTCCTGGTGGCGATTGCGAGCGGGACCTCCTATACCTCTTTGCGTTTATTCACCGATGTGCAGCGGGGGATCATGGAGCGCTTTCGCTCCATGCCGATTGCCTCCTCCACGCTGCTATGGGGCCATGTGCTGGCCTCGCTGGTCTTCAACGCGATTTCACTGGTGGTGATCATTCTCGTTGCGCTCCTGATGGGCTTCCGCTCGTCGGCAGGCATCCTGTCCTGGCTAGCTGTGGTTGGTATGCTGGCCCTGGTGACCCTGGCCTTAACCTGGCTGGCGGTGATTCCGGGATTAACGGCTCGCTCGATCGATGGCGCTGCCGCCTTTGCCTATCCGCTGATCTTCCTGCCGTTTATCAGCTCAGCGTTTGTGCCCACCCGCTCCATGCCGCCAGTCGTGCGCGCCTTCGCCGAGAATCAGCCAGTGACGGCGATTGTCAATGCAATCCGTGCCTTACTGGCTGGAGCGCCTGCCCCTCATGAGATCTGGATCGCGCTGGCCTGGTGCGTCGTTATTCTGCTGGTGGCCTACTTCTTCGCGCTGAGGGCCTACAAAAAGCGTGTGTCATAG
- the cas7i gene encoding type I-B CRISPR-associated protein Cas7/Cst2/DevR — protein sequence MAFVTGLFLLDAPASALNNLGSIPGERVDNTAGVKMILTPDGKAFPYVSAQAFRYWVRTTAERRVPGWKAAPVIREEKIAYTDSNPLRWWDDDLFGYMRAPTKRGSRETRGGGGTAEQESVTSTVEPVTRSSPFRVSTLVSIAPVKITTDFGVMARHEGDPVPFEHQLYRTTLQGLFSLDLHACGTFSYRNKAGYRHLDEPRIKEAQELQLEHLEQEKAYRLPLPERIQRIRALFEALALLEGGAKLAIHYTDVAPVLCLLAVTRGGNHLFGHVIGARGGVPQIKREALRETLTVMRAEILSPLYVGWVRGYLDEQREEIEQDLASLDLAHVIRHPREAFRAFGDDLAQPANSFWFE from the coding sequence ATGGCCTTTGTGACCGGTCTCTTCTTGCTGGATGCACCAGCGTCGGCGTTAAATAATCTTGGGAGTATCCCCGGCGAGCGAGTCGACAATACTGCTGGCGTCAAGATGATTCTTACTCCCGACGGCAAGGCCTTCCCCTACGTGTCTGCCCAAGCTTTTCGCTATTGGGTACGCACCACAGCAGAGCGGCGGGTCCCTGGCTGGAAGGCAGCGCCGGTGATTCGTGAAGAGAAGATCGCCTATACTGATAGCAATCCTTTGCGCTGGTGGGATGATGACTTGTTTGGCTATATGCGTGCTCCTACGAAGAGAGGGAGCAGAGAGACACGTGGTGGCGGTGGCACAGCAGAACAGGAGTCAGTCACCAGCACTGTGGAGCCAGTCACACGCAGCTCGCCTTTTCGTGTGAGCACGCTTGTTTCGATCGCTCCCGTCAAGATCACGACAGATTTCGGGGTGATGGCTCGCCATGAGGGAGACCCCGTCCCATTCGAACATCAGCTCTATCGAACGACCCTCCAGGGGCTGTTCTCCCTCGACCTGCACGCCTGCGGTACCTTTTCCTATCGCAATAAAGCTGGCTATCGCCATCTCGACGAGCCCAGGATAAAAGAGGCACAAGAATTGCAGCTCGAACATCTAGAGCAAGAAAAAGCGTATCGTTTACCGCTGCCGGAGCGCATCCAGCGAATCCGGGCCTTGTTTGAAGCCCTGGCGCTGCTCGAAGGGGGCGCCAAACTGGCGATTCATTACACCGATGTGGCGCCTGTCCTCTGCCTGCTGGCGGTGACACGCGGCGGCAATCATCTCTTTGGACACGTGATCGGAGCCAGAGGAGGCGTTCCCCAGATCAAACGGGAGGCACTGCGGGAGACCCTCACGGTCATGCGCGCCGAGATTCTCTCGCCGCTCTACGTCGGTTGGGTGCGTGGCTATCTGGATGAGCAGCGTGAAGAGATAGAACAAGATCTGGCCAGCCTGGATCTTGCGCACGTGATCCGCCATCCGCGCGAGGCATTTCGTGCCTTTGGAGATGACCTGGCTCAGCCCGCAAACTCCTTCTGGTTCGAGTAG
- a CDS encoding MarR family winged helix-turn-helix transcriptional regulator, with translation MSSGSQGKRDEILAALKRELRKSSSFGASFFRVAATQTGMAADTDIQVLDLLDLTGETSAGQLAELMGMTSGAIAKVLNRLEASGLVQRERDKSDGRRVIVRLAQGQEALDKVRAILASLEETWDEAVSSNDEEELALLLAFLERGNTLARQRLAELQTVAPDERDVFSAPLDALSRGRLVVSSAGIRLVLRTDEGLTDLYQARFEGAVPNVTVQDGVVTIRYPRRFLILTGEQRQAMITLNRTIPWHITVQSGGSDIIAELGDLELASCEIRGVGSKIHVELPVPSGVIPVRLGGGGAEMVVRRPAGVAIQVHLKGWGSACTLDGQTYFGNNLWLQSAGFDPAASCYYSLEVVSSGGLVTITSR, from the coding sequence GTGTCAAGTGGCTCTCAGGGAAAGCGTGACGAGATACTTGCGGCCCTCAAGCGCGAATTGAGGAAGAGCAGCAGTTTTGGCGCCTCCTTCTTCCGGGTGGCCGCCACGCAGACGGGCATGGCGGCTGACACAGACATCCAGGTCCTGGACCTGCTCGACCTGACCGGCGAAACTTCTGCTGGTCAGCTGGCCGAGCTGATGGGCATGACCAGTGGGGCCATTGCAAAGGTTCTCAACCGTCTGGAGGCGTCCGGTCTGGTGCAACGGGAACGTGACAAGAGTGATGGGCGCAGAGTCATTGTCCGGCTGGCCCAAGGCCAGGAGGCGCTGGACAAGGTTCGCGCGATCCTGGCCTCACTTGAGGAGACCTGGGATGAGGCCGTCTCTAGTAATGATGAGGAAGAGCTGGCCCTCCTCTTAGCGTTTCTCGAGCGCGGCAACACCCTGGCTCGTCAGAGGCTGGCCGAGTTGCAGACAGTGGCGCCAGACGAGAGAGATGTCTTCTCTGCCCCCCTGGATGCTCTCTCACGTGGCCGACTTGTTGTTAGCTCTGCCGGTATCCGGCTGGTCTTGCGGACGGATGAAGGTCTGACCGACCTCTACCAGGCCCGTTTTGAGGGAGCGGTGCCCAATGTGACGGTTCAAGACGGCGTGGTGACGATCCGCTATCCGCGACGCTTTCTGATTCTGACTGGGGAGCAGCGCCAGGCGATGATCACGCTGAACCGCACCATTCCCTGGCACATCACGGTCCAAAGCGGGGGGTCAGACATCATTGCCGAACTGGGAGATCTGGAACTTGCTTCTTGCGAGATCAGGGGAGTCGGCAGCAAAATCCACGTGGAGCTTCCTGTGCCCTCGGGCGTGATTCCCGTCCGGCTGGGTGGGGGAGGGGCAGAGATGGTGGTGCGACGGCCTGCTGGGGTTGCCATCCAGGTGCATCTCAAAGGTTGGGGGTCTGCCTGCACCTTGGACGGCCAGACCTATTTCGGCAACAACTTGTGGCTGCAAAGCGCCGGCTTTGATCCGGCAGCTTCCTGTTATTACAGCCTCGAAGTGGTCAGCTCGGGGGGCCTGGTCACAATCACCTCTCGTTGA
- a CDS encoding quercetin 2,3-dioxygenase, whose translation MTSSNAPYILTREEGQAVWFLGTLMLFKATGQETAQTFSLIEQTLPPGFAPPLHVHHAEDEAFYILEGELTFVCGEQRWHAGAGAFIFLPRDIAHGFLVEGSQPARLLQFTVPAGFEQFHAEMGEPAQSLTLPAPTPPDLAKMQALAAKYHFEIVGPPVGPE comes from the coding sequence ATGACATCAAGCAATGCACCCTACATTCTCACCCGCGAGGAAGGCCAGGCTGTCTGGTTTCTCGGCACGCTCATGCTATTCAAAGCGACCGGGCAGGAGACTGCTCAGACCTTCAGCCTGATCGAACAGACCTTGCCGCCGGGCTTTGCTCCACCTCTGCATGTGCATCATGCCGAAGATGAGGCTTTCTATATCCTCGAAGGGGAACTCACATTTGTCTGCGGAGAACAGCGCTGGCATGCTGGTGCTGGGGCCTTCATTTTCCTGCCCAGGGATATTGCTCATGGCTTCCTGGTCGAGGGGAGTCAGCCAGCCAGGCTCTTACAGTTCACCGTTCCAGCCGGCTTCGAACAGTTTCACGCTGAAATGGGCGAGCCCGCCCAATCGTTGACGCTTCCTGCACCCACCCCCCCTGATCTTGCGAAGATGCAGGCCCTTGCCGCCAAATATCACTTTGAGATCGTCGGCCCTCCTGTAGGGCCAGAGTAA
- the cas8a1 gene encoding type I-B CRISPR-associated protein Cas8b1/Cst1 → MVNLDYTGHPLFDIGLAVVVCLAEKHAPAELMEDDLSRAANFIEEHYTQPPLTSFLTVAFPNSGFTNPAFQSKPELRQAYARRVARGFGEGVPHSPDRCVFTGKPALGYTLSVSDHKGEPSRQLPGRAFRQHIPLITAEEVINFFPWGDCGLPVSGEALLCLQLFPMGCRKCAGRLLAIHSDHPQILQAAVNLALEENIAALSQARLLQSKKLGEAASSAPTLLIETILELSRRQERANRRREPFSITAYHLTNSGQSSPLDERQPMLSIYRLPLQLTRFLQAAHDPRYQRDWQRLVARGHRLAGQARKKGRGGNVSPEQLSAEQTDATTYVPNPFYRDLLRLPQQANKFLQQYFLPPGDAVFHEQVDSASPGSIQASELALAPVVRWPLIALFLQEVLSMERDRIIAIQQLGDALARYVQIFDDQRFLRNFYQEQQGEAFRTILLRAARRVAARKEPPLIPLELFCSVFLSDDGENLRFDWKFARDLLFLRMLEWLYEHDQANLAKRTEDLSDEEEE, encoded by the coding sequence ATGGTCAACCTGGATTATACTGGTCATCCACTCTTCGATATTGGTCTGGCAGTGGTAGTCTGCCTGGCCGAAAAGCACGCTCCTGCAGAGCTGATGGAAGATGATTTGTCCCGGGCCGCTAACTTCATCGAGGAACACTATACGCAGCCGCCGCTAACTTCGTTTCTGACGGTGGCCTTTCCCAATTCTGGCTTTACCAATCCGGCGTTCCAAAGCAAGCCGGAGCTCCGCCAGGCCTATGCCCGCCGTGTCGCACGGGGCTTTGGTGAAGGGGTGCCTCACAGTCCCGACCGCTGTGTGTTCACCGGCAAGCCCGCCCTGGGGTATACCCTTTCCGTGTCCGATCACAAAGGTGAACCATCGCGTCAACTGCCCGGGAGAGCCTTTCGCCAGCACATTCCTCTGATCACGGCAGAAGAGGTGATCAACTTCTTCCCCTGGGGAGACTGCGGTCTCCCGGTCTCTGGCGAGGCCTTACTCTGTTTGCAGCTGTTTCCGATGGGCTGCCGCAAGTGTGCTGGGCGACTCCTGGCGATCCATTCAGATCATCCTCAGATTCTGCAGGCCGCCGTGAACCTGGCGCTGGAAGAGAATATCGCTGCACTGAGTCAGGCTCGCCTGCTCCAGAGTAAGAAGCTAGGGGAGGCAGCTTCTTCGGCTCCTACGCTGCTCATCGAGACGATCCTGGAGCTAAGCCGCCGTCAAGAGAGAGCAAACCGGAGAAGAGAGCCGTTTTCTATCACGGCCTATCACCTGACCAACAGTGGTCAGAGTTCACCGCTTGACGAGCGGCAGCCGATGCTGAGCATCTATCGCCTGCCATTGCAGTTGACCCGTTTCCTCCAAGCTGCTCATGATCCCCGCTATCAGAGGGACTGGCAACGGCTCGTCGCTCGCGGGCATCGACTAGCTGGTCAGGCGAGAAAGAAAGGCAGGGGAGGTAATGTGTCACCCGAGCAGCTGAGTGCAGAGCAAACTGATGCCACCACGTACGTGCCCAATCCCTTCTACAGGGATCTCTTACGTCTCCCCCAACAAGCGAACAAGTTCCTCCAGCAATATTTCTTGCCGCCTGGCGACGCTGTTTTCCACGAGCAAGTGGACTCGGCCTCTCCTGGGAGTATTCAGGCAAGTGAGCTGGCGCTCGCACCAGTTGTTCGCTGGCCATTGATCGCTTTGTTTCTGCAAGAGGTGCTTTCGATGGAGCGAGATCGTATCATTGCCATTCAACAATTAGGTGACGCCCTTGCGCGCTATGTCCAGATCTTTGATGATCAGCGCTTTCTGCGCAACTTTTACCAGGAGCAGCAGGGCGAGGCATTCCGCACGATTCTGCTACGGGCAGCCAGGCGTGTAGCCGCCAGGAAAGAGCCGCCATTGATTCCGCTGGAGCTCTTCTGTTCCGTCTTCTTGAGCGACGATGGTGAGAATCTGCGCTTCGATTGGAAGTTTGCCCGTGATCTCCTGTTCTTGCGCATGCTCGAATGGCTTTATGAGCATGATCAAGCTAATCTGGCAAAGCGGACTGAAGACCTGTCTGATGAGGAGGAGGAATAG
- a CDS encoding ABC transporter ATP-binding protein translates to MTDTAIRVTDLHKSYGQLAVLRGVELAVEPGRIFALLGSNGAGKTTLIKILSTLLRPDRGTAIVCGFDIVSQPAQVRQAISLTGQFAAVDELLTGRENLMMIARLRHLQQPRQVADELLARFGLTEAANRRVSTYSGGMRRRLDLAMSLVGSPPIIFLDEPTTGLDPEGRLEVWHVVKELAEGGRTVFLTTQYLDEAEQLADRIAILHQGKIIANGTLMELKQLFPPAKVEYVEKQPTLEEIFLAIIGKKEVC, encoded by the coding sequence ATGACAGACACCGCCATTCGTGTGACAGACCTCCACAAATCGTACGGGCAGCTCGCAGTCTTGCGAGGCGTAGAGCTAGCCGTCGAGCCGGGGCGCATTTTCGCTCTGCTTGGCTCCAATGGGGCGGGCAAGACGACGCTCATCAAGATCCTCAGCACGCTCCTGAGACCCGACCGGGGCACAGCTATCGTCTGCGGCTTTGATATAGTCTCCCAGCCAGCTCAGGTGCGGCAAGCCATCAGTCTGACCGGGCAGTTTGCCGCTGTTGATGAGCTATTGACTGGACGAGAAAACTTGATGATGATCGCTCGGCTTCGACACCTTCAACAGCCGCGCCAGGTGGCCGACGAGTTGCTGGCGCGCTTCGGCCTCACCGAGGCAGCCAACCGCCGGGTGTCGACCTATTCAGGAGGCATGCGCCGCCGATTGGACCTGGCTATGAGCCTGGTGGGCAGTCCTCCGATCATCTTCCTCGACGAGCCGACCACCGGGCTTGATCCCGAGGGCCGCCTGGAGGTGTGGCACGTGGTCAAGGAGCTGGCTGAAGGAGGAAGAACTGTTTTCTTGACCACCCAGTACCTGGATGAGGCGGAGCAGCTGGCTGATCGGATCGCGATCCTCCACCAGGGCAAGATCATCGCCAATGGGACGCTGATGGAGTTGAAACAGCTCTTTCCCCCGGCGAAGGTGGAGTATGTGGAGAAACAACCAACGCTGGAAGAGATCTTTCTCGCCATTATTGGCAAAAAGGAGGTCTGCTAG
- a CDS encoding MarR family winged helix-turn-helix transcriptional regulator, with product MESIQPLPRMIGALLRIPFQQTVARVYQRLMEAGYTDLRPTHLVLFQQLRPEGMRVTELASLAQMTKQSMGAIVDYVEERGYIERVPDPRDGRARLVRLTPRGREVERVARAAIGELESEWAQYLGHERFAALRSALQDLVTFIESQGESARLS from the coding sequence ATGGAGAGCATTCAGCCCTTACCTCGGATGATTGGCGCTTTGCTACGCATCCCATTTCAGCAGACAGTGGCACGAGTCTATCAGCGCCTCATGGAAGCAGGATACACCGACCTCCGTCCCACCCACCTTGTCTTGTTTCAGCAGCTACGCCCGGAAGGCATGCGAGTGACCGAATTGGCGAGCCTGGCCCAGATGACCAAGCAATCGATGGGAGCAATTGTAGACTACGTTGAGGAACGAGGGTATATTGAACGGGTGCCTGATCCAAGAGACGGACGGGCCCGGCTCGTTCGTCTGACACCGCGCGGTCGTGAAGTGGAGCGAGTCGCCCGTGCTGCCATTGGGGAACTGGAAAGCGAGTGGGCCCAGTACCTGGGCCACGAGCGGTTCGCAGCGTTACGCAGCGCTTTGCAAGACCTCGTTACGTTCATCGAGTCCCAAGGTGAGAGCGCCAGACTCTCCTGA